The DNA region aatgtgctttacaaatataaattaatttaaGACATATAGTACTCTTGGGAGGTAggttggtatcattatccccattttacaactgaggaaactgaagcaggttACTCAGGAATtccacagcagagccaggaatggagctCACGTCTCCCAACTCCAGACAGATTTAAATTTGACATGCTCTGCATTTAAAATCATTGAACTCATTGGAAGTTAAGAGCTGAaacacctttgtgaatctgggcctttgATCTTAGCTTTTAGTCTTTGTCCATTCCACCATGGCTGTCGAAAGTGTTTTCATTTTCCAAATATCTAAATTGCTTCTGACATTACTGGTCCAACTTCTGCCTCATGACACACAGATGTCCTCATTAAATAACACAGGTGAACATGATGCTGATCGCAACTTTTACCAGGCCTCGGAGATTTCTTACCTGCCAACTGTCCCTAACAGAGAGACAATCCTATCAGATTTCCAGTCCCTCCAATGAAATGCCAATGGTGTTAAAATGTCTACCCTATTCCTCTCTCCAACAGACAGCTTTCAAACATTGTCAGCTGTAATGTGTCACGATTAGCAGGTAGAGCAGGTTTCACTGCACTGTACATTATCTGCATTGCCTTACAACAAATTCTTACTGAACGAAATGAAAAAAACCACAAAGTAGCATCTGGTTAATTGTGTGTTATTGCTGAGGTGGGAGTTGTCTGTGGTACATGCACTGCTAGGCAAGCTGGCCATCTCCTTTCCCTCTCTATTACTCAGAGCTCCCAAGCAACCTGAACCCTCCAAATCTGGAATTTTTGAAAAGAGCAAGAGCATCATTGTTttctctgcttcaaaaaaaatgAGTTGTGGCCAGATCCTTACACAGTCCGCTGGTCTTCTGCCCGTTGCCTGAGGCCAGATCCTCTCTAGGTATTtctaccatgctcatcaccatgccCTCTGAGCGCCATCCCAAACAGCATGACATGAAGCAGCTCACAACTGTCCATCATGTTCAGTGCGGAGGTCTGCCCCCTGTGAGAGGGCAGCTCCAGCAAGCTACGCTTCTTCCTGGCCcaagcccccagcccccagggacTGCAGCACACCCAGAGGGAACCGAAACCCCAGAGATCAGGATGGAACATCCCCTCCTGGATCCCGCCCTCTCCATGGACAACACAGCAATGTGGGCCCTCTCGGGACACTGGGGGTGCCACCTCTGAGGTGTAAAAACCGCACATAAGAACCACGTCATCCAAGACAGCGGCTTCAAACAAGGGgcaatcctgggaaaacctgggcaGGTGGCAACTCGCTCCCCGGGGCCCCTCCATGCCGCTCACCTGGCCTGCTGGGGcgctccccacccagagccccctcccccccccccgctcactggggcgctccccacccagagccccctcccccccgctcacGGGGGcgctccccacccacagccccctccccccccgctcacGGGGGCGctccccgcccacagccccctccccccccgctcacGGGGGCGctccccgcccacagccccctccccccccgctcacGGGGGCGctccccgcccacagcccccgcgctccccgcccacagccccctcccccccccgctcaggGGGCGctccccgcccacagccccctcccccccccccgctcactggggcgctccccacccagagccccctcccccccgctcacGGGGGcgctccccacccacagccccctccccccccgctcacGGGGGCGctccccgcccacagcccccttcccccccgctcaCGGGGGCGctccccgcccacagcccccttcccccccgctcaCGGGGGCGctccccgcccacagcccccaccccccccgctcacGGGGGCGctccccgcccacagccccctccccccccgctcacGGGGGCGctccccgcccacagccccctccccccccgctcacGGGGGCGctccccgcccacagccccctccccccccgctcagGGGGCGctccccgcccacagccccctccccccccgctcacGGGGGCGctccccgcccacagccccctcccccccgctcactggggagttccccacccacagccccctcccccccgctcacGGGGGcgctccccacccacagccccctcccagccgctccccacccagagccccctccccgccgctCACTGGGGcgctccccacccacagccccctccctccccgctcacGGGGGcgctccccacccacagccccctccctccccgctcacGGGGgcgctccccttccccagccccctccccgccgctCACGGGggcgctccccgccccctccccgccgctgCTCCTCCCAAGCAGCCCCCGGTCGGCTCGTAGCCAGGAGGCCCTGCATAGCAACCGTCGCTAGAGACGCTGAGGGCAGGGTGGGCTAAGTCACGTACCGCGCCTGCGCGAGGAGGAGGCAACGGGTTGTGCACATGCGCCGTGGTGAAGCGCGTCATGGCGGAGGCCGCTTGCCCCGGGCAGGAGCCAGAAGTGCTGCGACTGAAGCGCCTGCGCGGTGGGGGCTTCTTCCCGGTGCCCCCGGGGGACAGGGTGAGCGGGGTGCCGAGTCCGAGCGGGAAAGGGTTAAGGCAGCGCCCCCTATGGAgccgggggggaaggagggaggggtggggtggggtgagtgggggtgcagggaaggagggaggggtgactgggggaaggagaggtggggtgagtgggggtgcagggaaggggggtggggtgactGGGGGGGAAAGGTGGAGCGGGATGACTGGggttgtggggaaggagggaggggtggggtgactgggggtgcagggaaggagggaggggtgactgggggaaggaggggtggggtgcctggggtgcagagaagagggGTGGGATGACGGGGGAAAGGTGGGACGGGGTGACttggggtgtggggaaggagggaggggtgactgggggaaggagggaggggtggggtgactgggggggaaaggtggggcggggtgagtgggggtgcagggaaggagggagggaggggtgcgtgggggaagagtgggggggaTGCCTCCAATCCAGAGCCCAGGGCGGGGTCCAGCGAGCCCTGCTGGGGTCCGGCCATGGGAAAGCCAAGGCCAGGCCCTGGATGTGCAGACAGGTggacctgccctcccccccacacgccCAGGCTGCTGGAGCGCGCTTTgcgtctgcagacccccaggctGTGGAAAGCGCGGCGGTGATGGTGCCGATCGACAGGCGGACGTCGGCTCACAAATTCAGTTTCCACGTTTGCACGCGCAGTGGCAGTAACGGGGCGTGGAAATGACAGACGTGTTTGCAAACACAGAGTTGGGAACATCTGGCCAGATGATGGGCACAGCCCAGTGATAGCTGGCGAGGGGCGCCATTGCTCTCACCCCATTTCACAAAGCAAATCAACGGCAGGTTGCTTTGTGAAGCGTTAGCTAGAATAGTGTCCAAACAGTAATAATCCCATAAGCATTACACTAACTCTTTGCTTATAGCATGATGCCCTGAGCCTTTCTGAAGCTCTTACATTTGCTGTCCAAAGGCTGAAATGCTGTCATATAGCTGTTCTACCCtatagtgcaggggttctcaaactccaTTGCACCACGccccccttctgacaagaaaaattactacaCTGCCCTAGGAGGGGgtgaccaaagcctgagcccacccaggCCAGAGGGGGGCCAAAGTCAAAGCCCAcagacttcagccccaggtgggagggcctgtaacctgagccctgggctgaagcccaagcctgagccctgccgcccagggcttaggcttcggccctgggccccagcaagtctaacgtcAGCCCTGGCGACCCATTTAAGGAGGtgctgacccacagtttgagaactgctgctataGTTGTTAGACCATGCTCATCACCCTAGTAGCTGAGCGCCTTCCAGCTGCGCATTAAGCAACATAACTCACATCTGTCTTGGTTTCATGCTGGTGGTATACAGCTGTGTATCAGTCTAGCAGCAATGACATATTCCAGCTTCTGGAGGGCTCCATTTACAACTAACTTCACAATGAAAATCATAAGCCCTAATCATTGAACACTGTCCCCAAGACAGCTCTGGCAAGGGGGCTGGCTGGTCTATGATATGGCTCTCTGTTTTCAGCTGGGAAGGTGCCGGAGTGTGAAGGAGTTTGAGAAGCTGAATCGAATTGGGGAAGGGACCTATGGCATCGTCTGTAAGTGTTGTGTGGGCTGCAGGCTTCAGCAGCGGCAGCTGGTTTGCTTCCTGCAGTAGGGGGCGCTGACAGCAACTCCTCATGACCCAAGACAGTGGAAAATACTCAGTGGCACAGGTCCCTCGGCGTAAGGGCAGCCCCAGCACAGGCTGAAGCCCATCTTCCAGGATCTGGTCTGTTCCCCAGTGATGAGCACATCAGtttgggggcgggaaggggcttTCACTGTTTACCCCCCAGTGTTGAGAGGTGATGGTTAACGGTTCACTTGGTGACTGGTGTCAGTGGTGGATCAGGCATTGGCTTTGCTGTGAGACTTGGCTTCCAGGTACTGACCGCATGGTGTGTGTTACTGTTTCAGACCGTGCTCGAGATACCCAGACGGATGAGATTGTGGCACTAAAGAAGGTGCGGATGGACAAGGAGAAAGATGGtaaggggagaggagaaggggagttGCTGTTCCTAGGAAGCTCTGGGGTAAAGCTGGAGTTTTAGGGATGGCGAGGGCTCTCTTAAAACACTTATTCAGAAATGTGGTTAGCCCTGCACAACCACATCAGAGCCTCGAGTCAGGCCAGGGGACTGGAGGGGGAGTTCTAATGCGTGACTCAACAACCACTCTGCAGGAATCCCCATCAGCAGCCTGCGGGAGATCACCCTGCTTCTGAAGCTTCGGCACCCCAATATCGTGGAGTTGAAGGAGGTTGTTGTGGGGAACCATCTGGAGAGGTAACAGTCCCACAGTACTGGCCCTGCACCTGCTGTCCCTTCAGGAGGAGGTGGTAGGTCCTGTCTCTCCCACCCCTATATGCCATGTGTCACAGTACTGTCCCTGCTCTTGGCAGGAATGGTAGTTGGATGACCCCTGGTGGTGATGGAGTGTGCGCATTGAGGTGGGGGTGGTCAGCACAGTAGAACTGCAGTGAGGTGACTGACTGTGGTATGTGTCTCCTGCAGTATTTTCCTGGTGATGGGTTACTGTGAACAGGATCTCGCCAGCCTTCTTGAGAACATGCAGACGCCCTTTTCTGAGGCTCAGGTACAGGTGGATTGTGCGGGTGCATTACCACTCCTACCTGTAAGAGGGAGCTGTGGCTCTCGCCAGTGCAAGCAGGCTACCGGCATATACTGCTCAACTTGCAGCCAAGGATGCAGATTCCAGCCCAGAGCATTGAGGCAGTCTGCGTCAATAGTGTTGGTGGAGCTGGTGGTGGGCACTGGAAGACAGATGCCAGTCTGTAAATTGGCTGTCAGTCATCAGGTCACATGATCTGATTTCATCATAACTTGGCGACCTCTTTCCCCTGTTTGGCATAGGGTAAAATAATCTAACCCCCTTGGCCCTCTGTGATATGGGGCATtgcctgctgcctgcattaaGTCCTGTAAGCATCACTGCAGTTAGAACACCCCTTTGTTACAATGTTTTGGGTCTTGGGCTCCAAACTAGGGTGCACGGCTTTGCATTGACCTTGAGCTTCTGCATAAAATGAACCAGGGCATAAGCTGTCAGCAGCTGTTAGTCAGGTTGCTTCATGCACGACTGGAAGGCACTGAGATACtagagtgatgggggcagggtaGGAACCAGTGCAGATACATGTTAAGTACTAATGTGATGCTGTCTTGCTAATCCTGTCTCCCACCGCTCGCAGGTGAAGTGTATCATCTTACAAGTACTCAAGGGCCTTCAGTATCTTCATGAGAACTTCATCATCCATAGGTAAGGGGCAGAGTGAAAGGCACTGTGGGTAAAGGGCTTGTATGGGAGGGCCACTAGGTAATGGACTGGGCATTGGGAGCCAGCTGTGCCACTTGGGCTGTTTTCTTGGCTCTCAGTGGAACAGAGGGAGGCCCTCTTAGAGCAGCAGGTACTTTGGGCAGCATGGAATGGCCCTAGGTGAAGCATTGCCCTAACACAACCATCAGTAACTGGCTTCTTTCTGATGCAGGGATCTGAAGGTGTCTAATCTGCTCATGACCGATAAAGGCTGCGTGAAGATTGGTAAGCTCCCCTGTCACGTTTGCTAACGCAGCTCCAGAGATGCTTCCAGCTTTCTCATTTTGCAATGCAGAGGCAAGGGCAGTAGCTGGCCTGCCTTTTGACCTTGAATCTGTCCTTTCTTGCAGCGGATTTTGGGCTGGCTCG from Chelonia mydas isolate rCheMyd1 chromosome 12, rCheMyd1.pri.v2, whole genome shotgun sequence includes:
- the CDK10 gene encoding cyclin-dependent kinase 10 isoform X1 — translated: MAEAACPGQEPEVLRLKRLRGGGFFPVPPGDRLGRCRSVKEFEKLNRIGEGTYGIVYRARDTQTDEIVALKKVRMDKEKDGIPISSLREITLLLKLRHPNIVELKEVVVGNHLESIFLVMGYCEQDLASLLENMQTPFSEAQVKCIILQVLKGLQYLHENFIIHRDLKVSNLLMTDKGCVKIADFGLARAHGVPLKPMTPKVVTLWYRAPELLLGTTTQTTGVDMWAVGCILAELLAHKPLLPGSSEIHQIDLIVQLLGTPNENIWPGFSKLSLVSQYTLRKQPYNNLKHKFPWLSEAGLRLLNFLFMYDPKKRATAGDCLESSYFKEKPLPCEPELMPTFPHHRNKRAAPVSAGAESQGKRGKP